The following proteins are encoded in a genomic region of Nicoliella spurrieriana:
- the rplO gene encoding 50S ribosomal protein L15: MKLNELKAAEGSRSSRSRIGRGRGSKGKTAGRGQKGQKARSKTRLGFEGGQMPLYRQMPKRGFSNINRKEYAVVNLASLNQFDDGADVTPESLADAGLVKNVKFGIKVLGDGDLTKKLTVKANKFSKSAQSAIENAGGKIEVI, encoded by the coding sequence ATGAAGTTAAATGAATTAAAAGCTGCTGAAGGTTCACGTTCATCAAGATCAAGAATTGGTCGTGGTCGTGGAAGCAAGGGTAAGACCGCTGGACGTGGACAAAAAGGTCAAAAAGCTCGTAGCAAGACTCGTTTAGGTTTTGAAGGTGGGCAAATGCCTCTTTACCGTCAAATGCCAAAGCGTGGCTTTTCTAACATTAACCGTAAGGAATATGCAGTTGTTAACTTAGCATCACTAAATCAATTTGATGATGGTGCAGATGTTACTCCTGAAAGTCTTGCAGATGCTGGTTTAGTTAAAAACGTTAAGTTTGGAATTAAGGTTCTTGGCGATGGCGATTTGACTAAGAAATTGACTGTTAAAGCTAACAAGTTCTCTAAGTCAGCTCAATCAGCAATTGAAAACGCTGGCGGTAAAATTGAGGTGATCTAA
- the rplF gene encoding 50S ribosomal protein L6, which yields MSRIGYKKVELPEKVEFSQDDDKLTVKGPKGTLSTVLSPEIAVKVEGNVVTFEPSVRYTNKVRALHGTMRANFNNIVEGVSNGFKKTLKLVGVGYRTQLKGKTLILNVGYSNPVEMEVPEDLELEVPDNTTINISGINKQHVGDFAAKVRAVRSPEPYKGKGIRYEDEYVRRKEGKTGK from the coding sequence GTGAGTCGTATTGGTTATAAAAAGGTTGAATTACCTGAAAAGGTTGAATTCAGTCAAGATGATGATAAGTTAACTGTTAAGGGCCCTAAGGGAACTTTATCAACAGTTCTTTCACCAGAAATTGCGGTTAAGGTTGAAGGTAACGTTGTTACTTTTGAACCTAGTGTTCGTTACACTAACAAAGTTCGTGCACTTCATGGAACTATGCGTGCTAATTTCAACAACATCGTTGAAGGTGTTTCTAACGGTTTCAAGAAAACACTTAAGCTTGTTGGGGTTGGATACCGGACTCAATTAAAGGGAAAGACTTTGATTCTTAATGTTGGTTATTCAAATCCAGTTGAAATGGAAGTTCCAGAAGATCTTGAACTAGAAGTTCCAGATAATACAACTATTAACATTAGTGGAATCAACAAACAACATGTTGGAGATTTTGCTGCTAAGGTTCGTGCCGTTCGTTCACCTGAACCATATAAGGGTAAGGGTATTCGTTACGAAGACGAATATGTACGTCGTAAGGAAGGTAAAACTGGTAAGTAA
- the rplR gene encoding 50S ribosomal protein L18, giving the protein MISKPDKNKTRQRRHLRVRNKISGTAECPRLNVFRSNKNIYAQIIDDVEGVTLASASTLDSEVSEGNKTDQAKLVGKLVAERATKKNVKNVVFDRGGYLYHGRVQALAEAARENGLEF; this is encoded by the coding sequence TTGATTTCAAAACCAGATAAGAACAAGACACGTCAACGTCGTCATTTGCGTGTCCGTAACAAGATTTCTGGTACTGCCGAGTGCCCACGCTTGAACGTTTTTCGTTCTAATAAAAACATCTACGCTCAAATTATTGATGATGTAGAGGGTGTGACGCTTGCTAGTGCCTCAACTCTCGATAGCGAAGTTAGTGAAGGAAACAAGACTGATCAAGCTAAGCTCGTGGGTAAATTAGTTGCAGAACGTGCAACTAAGAAGAACGTTAAAAATGTTGTATTTGATCGTGGAGGTTATCTATACCATGGCCGTGTTCAAGCCTTGGCAGAAGCCGCTCGTGAAAATGGACTAGAATTCTAA
- the rpsH gene encoding 30S ribosomal protein S8, whose protein sequence is MSMTDPIADFLTRIRNANMARHESVEAPASKIKRAIAEILKREGFVRDVEYIEDDKQGVIRVFLKYGKDSDGRNNRRVITGLKRISKPGLRSYVDSQSIPKVLNGLGIAIISTSEGVITDKEARAKKIGGEVLAYIW, encoded by the coding sequence ATGTCTATGACAGATCCAATTGCAGATTTTTTAACTAGAATTCGTAACGCCAACATGGCTCGTCATGAATCAGTTGAAGCTCCTGCATCAAAAATTAAACGTGCCATTGCAGAAATCCTTAAGCGTGAAGGATTCGTTCGCGATGTTGAATACATTGAAGACGACAAGCAAGGCGTTATCCGCGTATTCTTAAAGTACGGTAAGGATAGCGACGGTCGCAACAACCGTCGTGTTATCACTGGTTTGAAGCGTATTTCTAAGCCAGGGTTACGATCATATGTTGATTCACAATCTATTCCTAAGGTTTTAAATGGTTTAGGAATTGCTATTATTTCAACATCTGAAGGCGTTATTACTGATAAAGAAGCTCGTGCCAAGAAGATTGGTGGAGAAGTATTAGCTTACATTTGGTAA
- the rpmD gene encoding 50S ribosomal protein L30, with protein sequence MAQLKITLAHSATHRLPKQRKIVESLGLHRINSSVVKPDNEAVRGALFKIAHLVKVEQVK encoded by the coding sequence ATGGCTCAATTAAAAATTACTTTAGCTCATAGTGCAACGCACCGTCTCCCTAAGCAACGTAAAATCGTTGAATCACTTGGTTTACACCGAATCAACAGTTCTGTTGTAAAACCAGATAACGAAGCTGTTCGTGGTGCTCTATTCAAGATTGCACATTTAGTTAAAGTTGAACAAGTTAAGTAA
- a CDS encoding type Z 30S ribosomal protein S14: MARKALVLKANRPAKFSTQNYTRCERCGRPHSVYRKFHLCRLCIRDLAHKGQIPGMKKASW; the protein is encoded by the coding sequence TTGGCTAGAAAAGCATTAGTTTTAAAAGCAAATCGTCCTGCAAAGTTCTCAACTCAAAACTATACAAGATGTGAACGCTGTGGACGTCCTCACTCTGTTTACAGAAAATTCCATCTATGCCGTCTTTGTATTCGTGATTTAGCCCACAAGGGTCAAATTCCTGGTATGAAGAAGGCCAGCTGGTAA
- the secY gene encoding preprotein translocase subunit SecY, with protein sequence MLSTITNAFKIKDIRNKILFTLGVLIVFRLGSFITVPGINAKALQSVSSSGLVSILNTFSGGGLTNYSIFAMGVSPYITAQIVVQLLQMDIVPKFVEWGKQGEVGRRKLNQVTRIMTVFLAFIQSVGITAGFNTLSSLNLVKNPGIGTYVSIGIILTGGSMLTTWMGDMITDRGIGQGVSMIIFAGIVARVPVGIQQLYTDYILGENGSGLWQGIAFLAAIAVAVLIIITFVTWVQQAERRIPIQYTRRVSSSNDSSYLPLKVNVAGVIPVIFASSFISTPQTILIYFANNHQNDTWYQIMSQIFNMQSIYGSILYTLLIVVFTFFYAFVQVNPEKLSENLTKQGSYIPGVWPGNETQTYISRLLMRLSVVGSVFLGIVALIPLIAQNVWNLSESVGLGGTSLLIIVGVAIEAIRQIKGLMMKREYVGFIKGSRPTDL encoded by the coding sequence ATGCTATCAACCATAACGAACGCTTTTAAGATAAAGGATATTAGAAATAAAATTCTCTTTACTCTAGGAGTACTGATTGTTTTTAGACTTGGTTCATTTATTACGGTTCCTGGTATAAACGCTAAGGCACTTCAAAGCGTTTCATCTTCTGGATTGGTTAGCATTTTAAACACCTTTAGTGGTGGTGGATTAACAAACTATTCCATCTTTGCTATGGGTGTTTCACCGTATATTACTGCGCAAATTGTTGTTCAACTTCTCCAAATGGATATCGTTCCTAAATTTGTGGAATGGGGTAAACAAGGTGAAGTTGGTCGACGTAAATTAAATCAGGTTACTAGAATTATGACCGTTTTTCTTGCGTTTATTCAATCAGTCGGAATTACTGCTGGATTTAATACTTTAAGTAGTTTGAATTTAGTTAAGAATCCCGGGATTGGAACTTATGTAAGTATCGGGATTATTCTAACCGGTGGTTCCATGTTAACAACCTGGATGGGGGATATGATTACTGATCGAGGAATTGGTCAGGGTGTTTCAATGATTATCTTTGCTGGGATTGTTGCAAGAGTTCCAGTTGGAATTCAACAATTATATACTGATTATATTCTTGGTGAAAACGGTTCTGGTTTGTGGCAAGGAATTGCTTTCTTAGCTGCAATTGCGGTTGCCGTTTTAATTATTATTACTTTTGTTACATGGGTTCAACAAGCTGAACGTCGAATTCCGATCCAATATACAAGACGGGTTTCTAGTTCAAATGATAGTAGTTATCTACCATTGAAAGTTAACGTTGCTGGAGTTATTCCAGTTATCTTTGCGAGTTCGTTTATTTCAACTCCGCAAACGATTTTAATTTACTTTGCAAATAACCACCAAAATGATACTTGGTATCAAATAATGTCACAAATATTTAATATGCAATCTATTTATGGTTCTATATTATATACACTTCTGATTGTTGTCTTTACTTTCTTCTATGCTTTCGTTCAGGTCAATCCAGAAAAGCTTTCTGAGAATTTAACAAAGCAAGGTAGTTATATTCCAGGCGTTTGGCCCGGTAATGAGACTCAAACTTATATTTCTAGATTGTTAATGCGTTTGAGTGTAGTTGGTTCTGTTTTCTTAGGAATCGTTGCTTTGATCCCATTGATTGCTCAAAACGTTTGGAATTTGAGTGAATCCGTTGGTCTAGGTGGTACTAGTTTGTTGATTATCGTTGGGGTTGCCATCGAAGCAATCAGACAAATCAAGGGATTGATGATGAAACGTGAATATGTTGGATTCATCAAAGGATCAAGACCAACTGATTTATAA
- the rpsE gene encoding 30S ribosomal protein S5, whose product MAKKIRPNQIDPSKLELEDNVVAINRITKVVKGGRRLRFSALVVVGDKNGHVGFGTGKAQEVPEAIRKAVEAGRKSLIEVPIVGTTIPHEVVGVFGGGKIMLKPAVEGSGVAAGGAVRAVMELAGIGDVTSKRLGSDTPINSVRATFEGLTSLKSAEEVSALRGVSAQHLAE is encoded by the coding sequence ATGGCTAAAAAAATTCGTCCGAACCAAATTGACCCAAGCAAGTTAGAACTTGAAGATAATGTTGTTGCTATTAATCGGATTACCAAGGTTGTTAAAGGTGGACGTCGTCTACGTTTCTCAGCTTTAGTAGTTGTTGGTGACAAGAACGGACATGTTGGTTTCGGTACTGGTAAAGCTCAAGAAGTTCCAGAAGCAATTCGTAAGGCTGTTGAAGCTGGTCGCAAGAGTTTGATTGAAGTACCAATCGTTGGAACTACAATCCCTCATGAAGTTGTTGGTGTCTTCGGTGGTGGAAAGATCATGTTGAAGCCAGCCGTTGAAGGTTCTGGAGTTGCTGCTGGTGGAGCCGTTCGTGCCGTTATGGAATTAGCTGGTATCGGTGATGTTACTAGTAAGCGTTTAGGTTCAGATACACCAATCAACTCTGTTCGTGCAACTTTTGAAGGATTAACTTCATTGAAGAGTGCAGAAGAAGTTTCTGCTTTACGTGGTGTTTCTGCTCAACACTTAGCAGAATAA